A single genomic interval of Brevibacillus brevis harbors:
- a CDS encoding DUF3231 family protein, which produces MGILSGNPQNEPMHYGEVFGVWMYLATTKGLLASYQTALNHTGDHDLKSFLEDITRGMKQEVEQLEELLKANGIGLPPTPPDRPVANLESIPAGARISDPEIATGMSRDIAAGLLTCSQIMAQSIREDIGMLFGQYHVAKAQFGLRLLRILKEKGWLVPPPLHMQAPELVHA; this is translated from the coding sequence ATGGGGATTTTATCAGGCAATCCACAAAATGAACCCATGCATTATGGCGAAGTATTTGGAGTATGGATGTATCTGGCAACGACAAAGGGCTTGCTTGCTAGTTATCAAACAGCGCTCAACCATACTGGTGATCATGACCTGAAAAGCTTCCTCGAAGACATTACGCGAGGCATGAAACAAGAAGTGGAACAGCTTGAGGAATTACTCAAAGCCAACGGCATTGGATTACCTCCTACACCACCGGATCGCCCTGTAGCTAATTTGGAGAGCATTCCTGCCGGTGCTCGTATCAGCGACCCTGAAATTGCTACCGGTATGTCAAGGGACATTGCAGCCGGTCTGCTTACTTGCAGTCAAATTATGGCTCAATCCATCCGGGAAGACATCGGGATGCTGTTTGGTCAGTACCATGTTGCAAAAGCTCAATTTGGCCTCAGATTGCTGCGCATTTTAAAAGAAAAAGGCTGGTTAGTTCCGCCGCCCCTTCATATGCAAGCGCCAGAACTTGTCCATGCCTAA
- a CDS encoding GrpB family protein — protein MKYISFIQYPDKKIRRFPVGNELEYFFDISSSELSKIKEVRVGVRGYISLTDDKDNELLGHRLFGWIDSLWLELVESVEKLMHDGFGATIVQNCGLILETYSKTLVKFYITSEEGAYKKPCRILSQKDFIDTILDGAKQFFCRLKEHLKTNQYDEDLLKIDELLRKAENFQPIDPYFHYPNETTRVNTFLFQHNEDWREMFEKERAYLMKLITETDYEIQHVGSTAINTLSARPVIDILIGTKSKWSTEMIVNDIHRDYFYQETSFPVNAFKKGTPPDCQYNIYVTEKNSPFWNSVITFRDKLLTDEDLAKEYDELKRKASACGDLQDYENQKSAFIERNDPLKLA, from the coding sequence ATGAAATACATATCTTTCATTCAATATCCTGACAAAAAAATTCGTCGATTCCCTGTTGGAAATGAATTGGAATATTTCTTCGATATTAGTTCAAGTGAATTGAGCAAGATCAAAGAAGTAAGAGTAGGAGTGAGAGGGTACATATCGCTTACAGATGATAAAGATAATGAGCTATTAGGACATCGTTTATTTGGGTGGATCGACAGTTTGTGGTTGGAGCTGGTAGAGAGCGTAGAGAAACTGATGCACGATGGGTTCGGAGCAACTATTGTTCAGAATTGTGGTTTAATCCTGGAAACATATTCAAAGACGTTGGTAAAGTTTTACATAACCTCCGAAGAAGGAGCTTACAAGAAGCCGTGTAGAATCCTGTCGCAGAAGGATTTTATTGATACGATTCTTGATGGAGCAAAACAATTTTTTTGCCGGCTCAAGGAACATCTCAAGACAAATCAGTACGATGAGGACTTATTGAAGATAGACGAATTGCTGAGAAAAGCCGAGAATTTTCAACCTATTGATCCGTATTTCCATTATCCAAATGAAACGACAAGAGTGAATACATTCCTTTTTCAACATAATGAAGACTGGAGAGAAATGTTTGAAAAAGAGCGCGCGTATCTAATGAAGTTAATTACCGAGACCGACTATGAGATTCAGCATGTAGGGAGCACCGCTATCAATACCCTATCAGCCCGTCCAGTCATTGATATACTGATTGGCACAAAATCAAAGTGGTCAACTGAAATGATTGTTAACGACATACACCGTGACTATTTTTACCAGGAGACTTCTTTCCCAGTCAATGCATTTAAAAAAGGCACACCACCAGACTGTCAGTACAACATTTATGTAACCGAAAAGAACAGTCCGTTTTGGAACAGTGTGATAACGTTTCGAGACAAGCTGTTAACGGATGAGGACTTGGCAAAGGAATATGACGAGTTGAAGAGGAAAGCCTCTGCATGTGGTGACCTTCAAGATTACGAAAACCAAAAAAGCGCATTTATTGAAAGAAATGATCCGTTGAAATTGGCGTAG
- a CDS encoding transporter substrate-binding domain-containing protein: MKANKLWKKVAGMGLVLMLSATALAGCGGGTTAEGGAKGTPAAGTGTLAKIKERDKFVVGVKYDLNLFGLKDPATGNVEGFDIDIAKAIAKKVLGDENKIELKEVTSKTRIPMLKNGEIDAIIATMTITEDRKKEVDFSDVYFLAGQSLLVKKDSSINGLKDMQKGMKIVTAKGSTSAKNIRASAPDVEVLEFENYAEAFTALKAGQGDALTTDNALLYGMAKQDPNYRVTEETFTEEPYGIAISKGDAEFVKTVNDLLKEMKENGEYDKIYEKWIGTKPKK; this comes from the coding sequence ATGAAAGCAAACAAGCTTTGGAAAAAAGTAGCAGGTATGGGTCTCGTTCTTATGCTGAGCGCAACGGCGTTGGCAGGCTGTGGTGGGGGTACTACAGCAGAAGGCGGCGCAAAAGGTACACCAGCAGCAGGTACAGGTACATTGGCAAAAATTAAAGAAAGAGACAAATTCGTAGTCGGAGTTAAGTACGACCTGAACTTGTTCGGCTTGAAAGACCCGGCAACTGGAAATGTAGAAGGCTTCGATATCGATATTGCGAAGGCAATTGCGAAGAAAGTACTCGGGGACGAAAATAAAATCGAGTTGAAGGAAGTAACCTCCAAAACGCGTATCCCGATGCTGAAAAACGGAGAAATTGACGCGATCATCGCAACGATGACCATTACAGAAGACCGTAAAAAAGAAGTAGACTTCTCTGACGTGTACTTCCTGGCAGGTCAATCTCTCTTGGTGAAAAAGGATAGCTCAATCAACGGTCTGAAAGACATGCAAAAAGGCATGAAAATCGTGACCGCAAAAGGTTCTACTTCTGCGAAAAACATCAGAGCGAGTGCTCCTGATGTAGAAGTACTGGAATTCGAAAACTACGCGGAAGCCTTCACAGCACTCAAAGCTGGTCAAGGTGACGCGCTGACAACTGATAACGCTCTCCTGTACGGTATGGCGAAGCAAGATCCGAACTACCGTGTAACAGAAGAGACCTTCACCGAAGAACCATACGGTATTGCAATCAGCAAGGGTGACGCTGAATTCGTGAAAACCGTGAACGATCTGCTAAAAGAAATGAAAGAAAACGGTGAATACGACAAGATTTATGAAAAATGGATCGGAACAAAACCTAAAAAATAA
- a CDS encoding sigma-70 family RNA polymerase sigma factor, whose product MKEEHVKPWLIRMRQGEEEAFQEVYRATRTYAYNLIYFLAPHKQDVDDMMSEVYVELIRSIDRYAMEQPFIPWFNGLIVRQVRNWNRSIWRRFRLLERVKEKGYEAPVAGMEDKLGAISDELEVIPAVEKLSFKLKEIVVLRYYQNCSLEEIAAILQIPLGTVKSRHHLAMKKLREHFEQRINREEASFHVH is encoded by the coding sequence ATGAAAGAGGAACATGTAAAGCCTTGGCTCATCCGGATGCGCCAAGGAGAGGAAGAAGCTTTTCAAGAAGTTTATCGAGCAACTCGTACGTACGCCTACAACCTGATCTATTTTCTGGCGCCGCACAAACAGGATGTAGACGACATGATGAGTGAAGTGTACGTAGAGTTGATTCGAAGCATCGACAGGTACGCTATGGAGCAGCCCTTTATCCCATGGTTCAACGGATTGATTGTGCGGCAGGTTCGCAACTGGAATCGAAGCATCTGGCGAAGATTCCGCCTGCTGGAGCGGGTAAAGGAAAAAGGCTACGAAGCACCTGTCGCAGGGATGGAGGATAAGCTGGGGGCTATCAGTGATGAGCTGGAGGTCATTCCCGCCGTAGAGAAATTATCCTTCAAGCTCAAGGAAATCGTTGTACTGCGTTACTATCAAAACTGTTCCTTGGAGGAAATTGCCGCAATTCTTCAAATCCCGCTTGGAACGGTGAAATCGAGACATCACTTGGCGATGAAAAAGTTGAGAGAGCATTTTGAGCAACGAATCAATCGTGAGGAGGCATCTTTTCATGTTCATTGA
- a CDS encoding DUF2179 domain-containing protein, whose product MGLAFVLIIIGINILYVSFFTLRLLMVIKGYRVLASLVAMVEVFVYLKGLEIVLDNLDNPINLAAYCIGWGMGVFIGSKIEEYLALGYVTLQVVVDSVDLEVPAKLREHGFGVTSWVAEGRDGHRLMMQVLTKRSNEKKLWNLIHEIAPKAFVISFEPKHLKGGFWVNRLRG is encoded by the coding sequence ATGGGCTTGGCGTTTGTTTTGATCATCATCGGGATCAACATTTTGTACGTTTCATTTTTTACGCTGCGACTACTGATGGTGATCAAGGGCTATCGGGTGTTGGCATCCCTAGTGGCGATGGTGGAAGTATTCGTGTACTTAAAAGGGTTGGAGATTGTACTGGACAACCTGGACAATCCGATCAATCTCGCAGCCTATTGTATCGGTTGGGGAATGGGTGTATTCATCGGGAGCAAGATCGAGGAGTATTTGGCCTTGGGCTATGTCACACTGCAAGTCGTTGTGGATTCCGTTGACTTGGAGGTTCCTGCGAAGCTGCGTGAACACGGCTTTGGCGTTACTTCCTGGGTAGCAGAGGGACGCGACGGACATCGACTCATGATGCAAGTGTTGACGAAGCGCAGCAACGAGAAAAAGCTGTGGAACCTCATTCATGAGATCGCACCAAAAGCATTCGTGATCTCTTTTGAGCCGAAACATTTGAAGGGCGGCTTCTGGGTGAACCGCTTGCGGGGATAA
- a CDS encoding DUF3817 domain-containing protein, which produces MMNSALGRFRLIGLIEGISYLVLLGIAMPLKYFWDYPAAVKIAGSLHGLFFVLYILALAHVTMTNKWSFLKVIGAFIASLLPFGNFVLDARLKKEQ; this is translated from the coding sequence ATGATGAATTCTGCCCTCGGACGCTTTCGTCTCATCGGCCTGATCGAAGGTATCTCGTATTTGGTACTTCTCGGGATTGCTATGCCGCTTAAGTATTTTTGGGATTATCCAGCTGCAGTAAAAATTGCCGGATCGCTTCATGGATTGTTTTTTGTCCTGTATATTTTGGCGTTGGCACATGTTACAATGACCAATAAGTGGTCCTTCTTGAAAGTAATCGGGGCATTTATCGCTTCATTACTGCCATTCGGCAACTTTGTTCTGGACGCACGCCTGAAAAAAGAGCAGTAA
- a CDS encoding amino acid ABC transporter permease, producing MDFIGAYAPSHLTFLLEGFWVTLQVAFLSIVLSFSIAIIVGVLRYAKIPGVSQVLGTIVELVRNLPLLLIIFFTYFALPEVGIKLDKFWAAVLALVIFEAAMLSEIVRSGLNSVEKGQIEAARSSGLNYVQTLWHVVLPQALRRMVPPIVSQFISLLKDTSLAVVIALPELMNHAQIINGRNVNYVIPTFLMVAVMYFVVNYALSVVSKRLENKHA from the coding sequence ATGGACTTTATCGGAGCTTATGCGCCCAGTCATTTGACCTTCCTGCTCGAAGGCTTTTGGGTCACTTTGCAGGTCGCTTTCTTGTCAATTGTCCTCAGCTTTTCCATTGCGATTATCGTAGGTGTTTTACGTTACGCAAAAATTCCTGGAGTTTCACAAGTCCTCGGGACAATCGTAGAACTGGTTCGCAATTTGCCGCTCTTGTTGATTATTTTCTTTACGTATTTTGCTCTCCCGGAAGTGGGAATCAAGCTGGACAAGTTTTGGGCTGCTGTTCTGGCATTGGTTATTTTTGAAGCAGCAATGTTGTCGGAAATCGTGCGAAGCGGTTTAAATTCGGTCGAAAAAGGACAGATTGAAGCTGCACGTTCTTCTGGTCTGAATTATGTCCAGACCCTGTGGCATGTTGTCCTTCCACAAGCTCTCAGAAGAATGGTTCCGCCGATTGTGAGCCAATTCATTTCGCTCTTGAAGGATACGTCGCTGGCCGTCGTAATCGCTTTGCCAGAGCTGATGAACCATGCGCAAATCATCAATGGACGCAATGTTAACTACGTCATCCCGACCTTCCTGATGGTGGCAGTGATGTACTTTGTCGTCAACTACGCGTTGTCAGTCGTCTCCAAGCGATTGGAAAACAAGCACGCTTAA
- a CDS encoding amino acid ABC transporter permease, producing the protein MIDFSILFDHMDMYLEGFWNTLQASLLALVGSFALGTLFAIFRISPIRPLKWIATAYVEFVRNIPLILVVFLFFVGLPAMGIVLEPFIAGTLGLTVYTAAFIAETIRAGILAIPKGQTEAARSSGLTYGQTMRYIILPQAIKVVIPPMGNQFINLVKNSSVLGVIAGLDLMYFGDLIAADTFVTFDVYIFVAVFYLILTLPLSAFVSYLERRLAGSR; encoded by the coding sequence ATGATCGATTTTTCTATCTTGTTTGATCACATGGATATGTATCTCGAAGGCTTTTGGAACACCTTGCAGGCGAGCCTGCTTGCTCTCGTCGGGAGCTTTGCACTGGGGACGCTCTTTGCGATCTTTCGGATTTCTCCGATTCGACCACTCAAGTGGATCGCTACGGCTTACGTTGAGTTTGTGCGTAATATCCCGCTGATTCTCGTTGTTTTCCTCTTTTTTGTGGGCTTACCGGCAATGGGTATCGTGCTGGAGCCTTTCATTGCAGGTACGCTCGGCTTGACAGTGTATACGGCAGCATTTATCGCGGAGACAATCCGCGCAGGTATTCTGGCGATTCCAAAAGGACAGACAGAAGCTGCTCGTTCCTCAGGATTGACGTACGGACAAACGATGCGCTATATCATTTTGCCGCAAGCGATCAAGGTCGTTATCCCGCCAATGGGCAACCAGTTTATCAATCTCGTAAAAAACTCCTCGGTATTAGGTGTGATTGCAGGTCTTGACCTAATGTACTTTGGAGACCTGATCGCCGCTGATACGTTTGTTACCTTTGATGTGTACATTTTTGTAGCTGTTTTCTATCTGATTCTGACCCTTCCGTTGAGCGCGTTCGTCAGTTATTTGGAGCGACGCTTGGCTGGAAGCCGCTAA
- a CDS encoding amino acid ABC transporter ATP-binding protein encodes MISFHQVNKHYGSFHVLKNVNLHINQGEVVVVIGPSGSGKSTMVRCINRLETVTSGELVVDGVKVNDKNTDINKLRRDIGMVFQHFNLYPHKTVLQNITLAPTKVLGVSQKEAEETALYYLEKVGIPEKAEMFPTQLSGGQQQRVAIARGLAMRPKIMLFDEPTSALDPETIGEVLDVMKKLAKEGMTMVVVTHEMGFAREVADRIVFMDQGTILEDSTPEEFFASPREERARLFLSRILNH; translated from the coding sequence TTGATCAGTTTTCATCAAGTAAATAAACATTACGGAAGTTTTCATGTCCTCAAGAACGTCAACCTGCATATCAACCAGGGAGAAGTCGTCGTGGTCATTGGCCCGTCAGGATCGGGTAAAAGCACGATGGTTCGCTGCATCAACAGATTGGAAACGGTTACAAGTGGAGAACTAGTGGTAGACGGGGTGAAAGTGAACGATAAAAACACCGATATCAACAAGCTGCGTCGGGACATCGGCATGGTGTTCCAGCACTTCAATCTATACCCGCACAAGACCGTATTGCAAAACATTACGCTGGCACCAACCAAGGTACTCGGTGTATCGCAGAAGGAAGCTGAAGAAACCGCTCTCTACTATTTGGAAAAGGTAGGGATTCCGGAAAAGGCAGAAATGTTCCCAACGCAACTATCTGGCGGTCAACAGCAACGCGTAGCGATCGCACGTGGACTGGCCATGCGACCAAAAATCATGTTGTTTGACGAACCGACCTCTGCACTTGACCCCGAAACGATCGGCGAAGTGCTCGACGTCATGAAGAAGCTGGCGAAGGAAGGTATGACGATGGTGGTCGTGACGCACGAAATGGGCTTTGCCCGGGAAGTGGCAGATCGCATCGTGTTTATGGATCAGGGAACGATTCTTGAAGATTCTACACCAGAGGAGTTTTTCGCAAGTCCGCGTGAAGAACGTGCGCGTTTGTTCTTGAGTCGGATTTTGAATCACTAA
- a CDS encoding ADP-ribosylglycohydrolase family protein: MELRDRYVGSLLGLAIGDALGTTIEFRKPGTFEPLTEMVGGGPFDLKPGEWTDDTSMALCLAESLITKNGFDPVDQMNRYVAWFREGYMSCKDHCFDIGNITKEALWRFEQTKNPFSGSDHPMSAGNGSIMRLAPVALYYANQPELAIDYCAQSSRTTHATAKAVDGCRFFGALLLGALQGISKEELLVDSFSPVADLWEKQPLDPDIARVANGSYKEKTRKEIKGSGYVVDSLEAALWAFYSSSSFEEGLFLAVNLGDDADTTGAVYGQLAGAYYGVEGLPKRMLALLAKRELMEEFARKLYEQATR; this comes from the coding sequence GTGGAACTGCGTGACCGCTATGTGGGAAGTTTGCTAGGGTTGGCCATTGGAGATGCACTCGGCACTACTATAGAATTTCGCAAACCAGGTACCTTCGAGCCGCTTACAGAAATGGTCGGGGGAGGACCATTCGATTTAAAGCCGGGGGAATGGACGGATGATACGTCGATGGCGCTGTGTCTGGCTGAGAGCTTGATTACGAAAAATGGCTTCGATCCAGTTGATCAGATGAACCGATACGTAGCCTGGTTTCGAGAGGGTTATATGAGCTGCAAGGATCACTGCTTCGATATCGGGAATATTACCAAAGAAGCGCTGTGGCGTTTTGAGCAGACAAAAAATCCGTTCAGCGGATCTGACCATCCGATGTCGGCAGGGAATGGCTCCATTATGAGGCTAGCACCTGTCGCGCTCTATTATGCCAATCAACCGGAACTCGCTATTGATTACTGCGCGCAAAGTTCTCGTACTACACACGCGACGGCAAAGGCAGTAGACGGCTGTCGTTTTTTCGGGGCATTGCTCCTAGGGGCTCTACAGGGTATTTCCAAAGAGGAGTTGCTTGTTGATTCGTTCTCTCCTGTAGCCGATCTATGGGAAAAGCAACCGCTTGATCCTGATATCGCCCGTGTCGCGAATGGCTCCTACAAAGAGAAAACAAGAAAAGAGATCAAAGGATCAGGGTATGTCGTCGATTCGCTTGAAGCGGCGCTTTGGGCTTTTTATTCCAGTAGTTCTTTTGAAGAAGGCTTGTTCCTAGCGGTAAACCTCGGAGATGATGCGGATACGACGGGAGCTGTCTACGGTCAATTGGCAGGTGCTTATTACGGAGTAGAGGGTTTGCCCAAACGGATGCTTGCGCTGTTGGCCAAGCGAGAATTGATGGAGGAGTTCGCGCGGAAATTGTACGAGCAAGCTACCCGCTAA
- a CDS encoding response regulator: MIRFFLIEDDAVVRRMLERIIQDSGLGEIVGQASDGSHVSIDQLYGVDVILIDLLMPGLDGIQTIKKLQADGFAGRFIMVSQVENKEMIGEAYLQGIDTFIQKPINRLEVMAVLKRVSDYLSLEASLQTIRKSLQILDVKAKEPHTSGLKSQSPDQDNLAQKARKLLLQLGIASEAGAPDLLMIIEWLVQDERQGDKLHEWQLKELYTQILLKVHASLDEHGITKEVRAMEQRIRRMVLQAFTHLSSLGLTDYANPTFEHFAPRLFDFQEIRQRMQELEAGEKTTKCRISVKKFLSVFYMEAKAL; encoded by the coding sequence ATGATACGTTTCTTTTTAATTGAAGACGATGCTGTCGTGCGCCGCATGCTCGAACGGATTATTCAAGACAGCGGGTTGGGCGAAATTGTAGGGCAAGCTAGCGACGGCAGTCACGTATCGATTGATCAACTATATGGGGTCGATGTCATTTTGATCGACTTGCTAATGCCCGGCCTAGATGGCATCCAAACGATCAAAAAGTTGCAGGCAGATGGCTTCGCGGGCCGCTTCATCATGGTGTCACAGGTGGAAAACAAGGAAATGATCGGGGAGGCATATTTGCAGGGGATTGATACCTTTATTCAGAAACCGATTAACCGCTTGGAAGTCATGGCTGTACTGAAGCGAGTATCGGATTACTTGTCGCTGGAAGCATCTCTGCAAACCATCCGCAAGTCATTGCAAATCCTGGATGTCAAAGCAAAAGAACCGCATACCAGCGGCTTGAAAAGTCAGTCTCCCGATCAGGACAACCTGGCACAAAAAGCGAGAAAACTGTTGTTACAGTTAGGGATCGCGAGTGAAGCCGGGGCTCCCGATCTGCTAATGATCATAGAATGGCTCGTACAGGATGAGCGACAAGGAGACAAGCTGCACGAATGGCAGCTCAAGGAACTGTATACACAAATTCTGCTGAAGGTGCATGCCAGCCTGGATGAGCATGGAATTACCAAAGAGGTGCGTGCCATGGAACAACGGATTCGCCGGATGGTCCTGCAAGCCTTTACGCATCTTTCCTCCTTGGGATTGACCGACTATGCCAACCCTACCTTTGAACACTTTGCACCACGACTGTTTGACTTTCAAGAAATTCGCCAACGGATGCAAGAGCTGGAGGCGGGCGAAAAAACGACGAAGTGCCGGATTAGCGTGAAAAAGTTTTTATCTGTCTTTTATATGGAAGCAAAGGCGTTGTAA
- a CDS encoding ABC transporter ATP-binding protein has product MKTLGLTIDQVTKEINGKTIVHPFSMNIAPGQVVALCGGNGAGKSTILRMLVGILPPSSGTIQLNGLNWNDNRVEYLQEIGYMPDHFTFSAGLTAKETLEFYASLRNRTPEEADRLLKMVGLHEVRNKRVSQFSKGMQQRLLFAQAILAKPALVVLDEPTNGLDPYWMDAFVDLVREVKLAGQSVLFTTHQLQVADAVADRAIFLMNGKIVRDGMIKEYQQQYGAIGLYGAFSELVHQAKA; this is encoded by the coding sequence ATGAAGACGTTAGGACTTACCATCGATCAGGTCACCAAGGAAATCAATGGAAAAACAATCGTCCATCCATTCAGTATGAACATTGCACCCGGTCAGGTCGTCGCCCTATGCGGCGGAAACGGTGCAGGGAAAAGTACGATCCTGCGGATGCTCGTCGGTATTCTCCCACCTTCTTCGGGAACCATTCAGCTAAACGGGTTAAACTGGAACGATAATCGCGTAGAGTATCTTCAAGAAATCGGTTATATGCCGGATCACTTTACGTTTTCTGCCGGACTTACTGCCAAAGAAACGCTCGAATTTTATGCTTCCCTGCGCAATCGCACCCCAGAAGAGGCAGATCGACTGCTGAAAATGGTGGGACTGCATGAAGTGAGAAACAAACGGGTGTCTCAGTTCTCCAAAGGTATGCAGCAGCGCCTCTTGTTTGCCCAAGCGATATTGGCCAAGCCTGCACTCGTCGTCCTCGATGAACCGACCAACGGACTCGATCCGTATTGGATGGATGCCTTTGTCGATCTGGTGCGCGAAGTAAAGCTCGCGGGTCAATCCGTTCTCTTTACGACACACCAGTTGCAGGTGGCAGATGCGGTAGCGGATCGGGCGATTTTCTTGATGAATGGGAAAATCGTTCGTGATGGGATGATAAAGGAGTACCAACAGCAGTACGGGGCAATTGGTTTGTACGGTGCCTTTTCCGAGCTTGTTCACCAGGCAAAGGCGTAA
- a CDS encoding DUF2512 family protein codes for MTRFLIKAAVNGIIVVACLWWFANTSWTSAILTALGLSVIAYLIGDQLILRATNNITATIADAVIAGFYLWIVARWMDWPLSFGELMITVALLGVAELVYHRFLGIYDNNRINKEPGK; via the coding sequence ATGACTCGATTTTTAATCAAAGCTGCTGTTAACGGCATTATTGTTGTCGCTTGTTTATGGTGGTTTGCAAATACATCTTGGACTTCCGCTATTTTAACGGCGCTGGGCTTGAGCGTCATCGCTTACCTGATTGGAGATCAATTGATATTGCGCGCTACCAATAATATTACGGCTACAATTGCAGATGCCGTAATCGCTGGTTTTTATTTATGGATAGTTGCCAGATGGATGGATTGGCCACTAAGCTTTGGAGAGTTAATGATTACGGTAGCCCTTTTAGGTGTAGCAGAACTTGTGTACCATCGCTTTTTGGGGATTTACGACAACAATCGCATTAACAAGGAACCTGGAAAATAG
- a CDS encoding sensor histidine kinase — protein MRERLLILFIIMLATAFFGEMKVNPVGGSFRFSLGIAAFFFGLLWFSSVPVLLTGFFTGTFIFGFRVGMDVFFAYRPYMESVAAHLPSAFYYFSFTVLFYLLRARSFREFPLWLGLIGASIDFVSNVVEIQVRQYFTDFPPITWQSFLMLLFFGVLRSFFAVGLYNSFSIRQLRAVGEVRQQELERLRMINTELYEEAFYLRKSMTHLEEITRESYQLYRRLLTSDHAESPTALSIAENVHEVKKDSQRMLAGISKLINQEGLAPQLPIKELCELVARANQKYAEMLGKDIRIEWSCNINLSTSQIYALLSVLNNLVANAVEAIPTSGRIELNVKLIHRHLVFSVLDSGPGIPLEEQEWVFQPGYTTKYDEQGNASTGIGLTHARGIVQSLQGSLRILPDQKQMTHLEVQIPTDQLLGKEGV, from the coding sequence ATGCGAGAACGCCTTTTGATCCTGTTTATTATCATGCTGGCAACTGCTTTTTTTGGAGAAATGAAGGTAAACCCCGTAGGAGGGTCTTTTCGTTTTTCCTTGGGCATCGCTGCTTTCTTTTTCGGGTTGTTGTGGTTTTCGTCCGTACCTGTTTTGTTGACAGGATTTTTTACAGGGACGTTTATCTTTGGATTTCGCGTCGGAATGGATGTCTTTTTTGCGTACCGTCCGTACATGGAGAGTGTGGCTGCACATCTTCCCTCCGCCTTTTATTATTTCAGCTTTACCGTCCTGTTTTATTTGCTTCGTGCGCGTAGCTTTCGGGAATTTCCTTTGTGGCTGGGGCTGATAGGTGCATCCATTGATTTCGTCTCCAATGTGGTAGAGATCCAGGTACGACAGTATTTCACTGATTTTCCGCCGATCACCTGGCAAAGCTTTTTGATGCTTCTCTTCTTTGGGGTCCTGCGCAGCTTTTTTGCTGTCGGCTTGTACAACAGCTTTTCAATCAGGCAGTTGCGGGCAGTAGGTGAGGTGCGTCAGCAGGAGTTGGAGCGTCTGCGGATGATTAATACGGAGTTGTATGAAGAAGCTTTTTACTTGCGCAAATCGATGACGCATCTGGAGGAAATCACGCGCGAGAGCTACCAGCTCTACAGGCGTCTTCTCACCTCGGATCATGCGGAATCCCCGACGGCCTTGTCGATAGCCGAGAATGTGCATGAGGTGAAAAAAGATTCGCAGAGGATGCTGGCGGGCATTTCCAAGCTGATTAATCAGGAGGGACTAGCACCTCAGCTTCCAATCAAAGAGCTGTGTGAGTTGGTTGCACGCGCGAATCAGAAATACGCAGAGATGTTGGGAAAAGATATACGAATAGAGTGGAGCTGTAACATCAACCTGTCGACCAGCCAAATCTATGCGCTGCTCTCTGTGCTAAACAACCTGGTAGCCAATGCGGTAGAGGCGATTCCTACGTCGGGACGGATTGAGCTGAATGTGAAGCTGATTCATCGTCATCTGGTGTTCAGTGTACTTGATAGCGGTCCGGGAATCCCGTTAGAAGAGCAGGAATGGGTGTTTCAACCCGGGTATACGACCAAATACGATGAACAGGGAAATGCATCTACTGGAATTGGGCTGACGCATGCACGTGGAATTGTCCAAAGTTTGCAAGGAAGCTTGCGTATTTTACCTGATCAGAAGCAAATGACGCACTTAGAAGTACAAATTCCGACCGACCAATTGCTCGGAAAGGAGGGAGTGTAA